One genomic window of Gammaproteobacteria bacterium includes the following:
- a CDS encoding IclR family transcriptional regulator — MDNKLHSSIQVVDRAVFLLDALSQYDHPVSLKFLAADTLLHPSTAFRILGALVTHGLVEKDKLGDYRLGTRLLGWGDRVRSRLDLRVEARPIMEWLRDAVGETVNLTLQEGDEVVYVERMVGRRAIRVEQVIGSRAPLHVTAVGKLMLGDMGEQAWNDYAERTGLPMFTDNTVGTREQLGEQIRAAMRNGYALDNEEAELGVGCIGVVVRDASAAVVAGLSISAPIERRSDEWIALVQQAGQRLSAQLGYRG, encoded by the coding sequence ATGGACAACAAACTACATAGCTCGATACAAGTCGTAGACCGCGCCGTGTTTTTGCTCGACGCCCTGTCGCAATACGATCACCCGGTGAGTCTCAAATTCCTGGCGGCAGATACCCTGCTGCACCCCTCCACCGCCTTTCGCATACTGGGCGCACTGGTCACCCACGGCTTGGTAGAAAAGGACAAGCTGGGCGATTACCGGCTGGGTACCCGTCTGCTGGGCTGGGGTGATCGGGTGCGGTCACGCCTCGACCTGCGCGTGGAGGCCCGACCGATCATGGAGTGGCTGCGTGACGCGGTTGGCGAGACCGTGAACCTGACCCTGCAGGAAGGCGACGAGGTGGTTTATGTCGAGCGCATGGTCGGCCGGCGCGCCATCCGCGTTGAGCAGGTTATCGGCAGTCGCGCCCCCCTGCATGTCACCGCGGTGGGCAAGTTGATGCTCGGTGACATGGGCGAACAGGCCTGGAACGACTATGCCGAGCGTACCGGCCTGCCGATGTTTACCGACAACACCGTCGGCACCAGGGAGCAATTGGGCGAACAGATCAGGGCAGCGATGCGTAACGGCTATGCACTGGACAATGAAGAGGCCGAACTGGGCGTCGGCTGTATCGGCGTGGTGGTGCGCGACGCATCCGCCGCGGTCGTCGCCGGCCTGTCCATCTCCGCCCCTATCGAGCGTCGCAGCGATGAATGGATCGCACTGGTGCAGCAGGCCGGACAGCGTCTGTCCGCGCAACTGGGTTATCGCGGCTAG
- a CDS encoding DUF2238 domain-containing protein: MKFIWLIIFAAVFLWSAIEPKDRFVWFLEVFPAIVGFIAIAATYHSFRLTPLLYVLILLHCIILMIGGHYTYAEVPLFNELKELFGLERNNYDKLGHFAQGFVPALITREIVIRNAVFNGAAWRNLFIICLCLALSAFYELIEWWVAIATGEGAEAFLGTQGYSWDTQSDMALALVGAITGLVLLSRLHDRQLGRIGMANSG, encoded by the coding sequence TTGAAATTCATCTGGCTGATTATATTCGCGGCGGTTTTCCTGTGGTCCGCCATTGAACCCAAGGACCGATTCGTCTGGTTTCTGGAGGTCTTTCCCGCCATCGTCGGCTTTATCGCCATCGCGGCAACCTATCACAGCTTCCGCCTGACCCCGCTGTTGTATGTGCTGATCCTGCTGCACTGCATCATCTTGATGATCGGTGGGCACTACACCTACGCCGAGGTCCCCCTGTTCAATGAGCTAAAGGAGCTGTTCGGCCTGGAGCGCAACAATTACGACAAGCTCGGGCATTTCGCCCAGGGCTTTGTGCCGGCGCTGATTACCCGTGAGATTGTCATCCGCAATGCGGTCTTCAATGGCGCGGCGTGGCGCAACCTGTTCATCATTTGCCTGTGTCTCGCCCTGAGCGCCTTTTATGAACTCATCGAATGGTGGGTCGCGATTGCCACCGGCGAGGGCGCCGAGGCCTTTCTCGGCACCCAGGGGTATAGCTGGGATACCCAGTCGGATATGGCACTGGCGCTGGTGGGCGCCATTACGGGGCTGGTGTTGCTTTCGCGCCTGCACGACAGGCAGTTAGGCCGGATCGGTATGGCGAACTCTGGTTAG
- the cynS gene encoding cyanase yields MNKIEMTEEIMAAKNRAALGWEAIAEQVGLAPVFLTSACLGMNSLKPEFADKVCEVLGLPEAVSSALQAFPHKSWDKAVPTDPVIYRWYEIVGVYGDTIKALIHEKFGDGIMSAIDFSMHIDKEPNPAGDRVVVTLNGKFLPYKSW; encoded by the coding sequence ATGAACAAGATTGAAATGACCGAAGAGATCATGGCGGCCAAAAACCGCGCAGCACTGGGCTGGGAGGCCATTGCCGAACAGGTGGGGCTGGCGCCGGTGTTTCTCACCTCCGCCTGCCTGGGCATGAACAGCCTCAAGCCCGAATTCGCCGACAAGGTGTGTGAGGTGCTGGGTTTGCCGGAGGCGGTCTCCAGCGCATTGCAGGCGTTTCCGCACAAGAGCTGGGATAAGGCCGTGCCCACCGACCCGGTCATCTACCGCTGGTACGAGATTGTCGGCGTGTATGGCGACACGATCAAGGCGCTGATCCATGAAAAATTCGGCGACGGCATCATGAGCGCGATCGACTTCTCCATGCACATTGATAAGGAACCCAACCCGGCCGGGGATCGCGTCGTCGTCACCCTCAACGGCAAATTCCTGCCTTACAAGAGCTGGTAA